TACCCGGCGGGCGGGCCCTCGGACGCCATCGCGCGCATCCTCAACACGCCGCTGGGCCGTGAACTCGGCCAGCAGGTGCTGGTCGAGAACCTCGGCGGCGTGGCGGGTGCGCTCGGGGCGCAGAAGGTGCTGGCGGCGCCGGCCGACGGTCAGTACCTGTTCCAGGGTTCACCCAACGAGGTGATCCTCTCGCCGCTGGCCAACGCCGCGGTGCGTCTGAAGGCCGAGGACTTCCGCCTGGTGCACCCGGTGGCCGACGCCGTGATGGTGTTCGTCACGCGCAAGGACCTGGGCGTGAACAGCGTCGACGAGCTGATCGCGCTGGCGCGCCGTTCGGCCGACCGGCCACTGAGCTACGGCAGCGTCGGCATCGGCTCGCTCTACCACCTGATCCTCGAGCAGGCGCAGGCGCAGACCGGCATCAAGCTGGCGCACGTGCCCTACAAGGGCAACGCGCCGCTGCTGCAGGACATCGCCGGTGGCCAGGTGGACTTCGCCGTGCTGGTGTACAGCGCCGGCATGGGCGCTCTGGCCGAGCAGGGCCGGCTCAAGGTGATCGGCCAGCTCGGCGCGCAGCGCTCGGAGCTGCTGAAGAACGTGGCCACGGCCGGCGAGGGCCGCGAGCTGAAGAACTTCGCGTTCAAGATCTGGACCGGCTTCATGGTGCCGCGCAACACGCCCGAGCCCGTGGTGCAACGCCTGCACGCGGCCATCGGCAAGACGCTGCAGGACCCGGCGGTGCGCGCGCAACTGGCGGCGCAGACGCAGCTGGCCTCGGCGCCCATGAGCCTGGCCGAGTCGGCCGCGTTCTTCGAGGCCGAGACGGCGCGTTACCGCGCCATCGCGCGGCAGATCAATCTGCAGCCGCAGTGAACGCCCGCGCACCACGCCGCCTTAGGGCCCCGCCATGACCTACCTGCTGGACGCGCTGCACGCCCGCGTGGGCGAGTTCGTGGCGCTGCGCCGCGACATCCACCGCCACCCCGAACTGGCTTTCGAGGAGCACCGCACCGCGGCGCTGGTGGCCGACAAGCTTGAGGGCTGGGGCTACGCCGTCACGCGTGGCGTGGGCGGCACGGGCGTGGTGGGCACGCTCGTGCGGGGCAGCGGCCGCAGACGGCTGGGCCTGCGCGCCGACATGGACGCGCTGCCCATCCAGGAGGCCACCGGCAAGCCCTGGGCCAGCGCGCACGCCGGCCTCATGCACGCCTGCGGCCACGACGGCCACACCGCCATGCTGCTGGCCGCCGCGCGCCGCCTGGCCGAGGACGGCGGTTTCGACGGCACGCTGCACCTCGTCTTCCAGCCGGCCGAGGAAGGCGGCGGCGGCGCGCTGCGCATGATGGCCGACGGCCTGTTCGAGCGCTGGCCCTGCGACGCCGTGTTCGCCATGCACAACATGCCCGGCGTGCCGCAGGGCCACCTGGTGCTGCGCGAGGGCGCGGCGATGGCCTCGTCGGACTACGCCACCATCACGCTGAGCGGCACCGGCGGCCACGGCGCCATGCCGCAGCACGCGGCCGATCCCATCGTGGCCGCGGCCAGCCTGGTGATGGCGCTGCAGACCGTGGTGTCGCGCAACGTCGACCCGCTGCAGGCCGCGGTGGTGACCGTGGGCGCGCTGCACGCGGGGCAGGCCAACAACGTGATCCCGGCCACGGCCACGCTGGAGCTGAGCGTGCGCGCGCTCGACCGCGACGTGCGCGCGCTGCTGGAGCAACGCATCCGCGCGCTGGCTGATGCGCAGGCCGCGAGCTTCGGCGTGCGCGCCGAGGTGGCCTGGCGGCCGGGCTACGCCGTGCTCGTGAACAGCGCCGCCGAGACGGCCTTCGCGCGCGGGGTGGCGCTGGAGCTGCTGGGTGCTGAGCGCGTGACGCCGCAGGGCCCGCCGCTGACCGGCAGCGAGGACTTCGCCTTCATGCTGGAGCGTGTGCCCGGCAGCTACCTGCTCATCGGCAACGGCGACGGCCCGGGCTCG
This portion of the Ideonella sp. WA131b genome encodes:
- a CDS encoding tripartite tricarboxylate transporter substrate binding protein, with amino-acid sequence MKLPRSLRRLFVLTGLLAASAAALAQGVSAKPVNLMVPYPAGGPSDAIARILNTPLGRELGQQVLVENLGGVAGALGAQKVLAAPADGQYLFQGSPNEVILSPLANAAVRLKAEDFRLVHPVADAVMVFVTRKDLGVNSVDELIALARRSADRPLSYGSVGIGSLYHLILEQAQAQTGIKLAHVPYKGNAPLLQDIAGGQVDFAVLVYSAGMGALAEQGRLKVIGQLGAQRSELLKNVATAGEGRELKNFAFKIWTGFMVPRNTPEPVVQRLHAAIGKTLQDPAVRAQLAAQTQLASAPMSLAESAAFFEAETARYRAIARQINLQPQ
- a CDS encoding amidohydrolase → MTYLLDALHARVGEFVALRRDIHRHPELAFEEHRTAALVADKLEGWGYAVTRGVGGTGVVGTLVRGSGRRRLGLRADMDALPIQEATGKPWASAHAGLMHACGHDGHTAMLLAAARRLAEDGGFDGTLHLVFQPAEEGGGGALRMMADGLFERWPCDAVFAMHNMPGVPQGHLVLREGAAMASSDYATITLSGTGGHGAMPQHAADPIVAAASLVMALQTVVSRNVDPLQAAVVTVGALHAGQANNVIPATATLELSVRALDRDVRALLEQRIRALADAQAASFGVRAEVAWRPGYAVLVNSAAETAFARGVALELLGAERVTPQGPPLTGSEDFAFMLERVPGSYLLIGNGDGPGSCMVHNPGFDFNDDNIAVGSAFWVRLAQRFLTASEPTP